ATCCGAGAAAGAGGTCTTTGAGCCATTCAGGGACTTTAACAGGACGACCTTTTTCATTTGTACATGCGTGTTCAGTGCTGCCGGTAGCAAGCACAGTGTCTTTTGATTCGTTGTAGATTTCGTATTCAAAAGTCATGGATGCACGTCCCCACTTACTGATGCCGACACGGAGATGCAGCAGGTCGTCAAAGCGGGCAGGGCGTTTGTAACGGCATTTGGCTTCGCGTACCGGAAGGTATATGCCCCGTTTTTCTACTTCGCTGTAGCTCATGCCGTGTTCGCGGATGTATTCGCTACGACTTCTTTCAAACAAATGAAGATACTCAGCGTAATACATGACGGACATAGCATCGGTTTCACCGTAGGAAACACGATGCGTAAGCCATGTCTCTGGCGTTGGGAATGTATCCATATCGTTTCCTTTATTGCTTCAGTCTTTATATATGATGCTGCAAGTACGGAACATCAATATGTTGCCGTCTGCGCCATTCCGTACGTGCTCTGCAAAGCTCTTTACCGGTTTCGTCATGGGAAACAGAGTGCAGGTAATCGCCGTCAGCAGTGGTGCCGGACTTGCTTGTGAGCTTTTGTAACGCGCCGCATTCAGTTCGGTAACTAATGTCAATGAGTGCTGGCTCATATTCCATTAAGAAATCTTCTGGGACAGATTCTTGAATCCACCCAAGGTAGCGCACGTTGTTTACATGTCCGTTTGTGTCGATATCTGTCTTTCTGCTTACGAGCGGAATTTCATATTCCACGTTTTTTAGACGAGGAACAACACGCGTTGGAAATTCTTTGCAGCACGGAGTATTCTTTGGGTAATTGGCTGTAATAAATTCCGGTACGGACACAAGCTTCCGTTTTGCAATATCTATTACAAGCCAAGCTGTTGTGCCTTCTGCAATAAGCGTGTTCTGTGCATCGAATACTTCAAAACAACGGAGTGCAAGCGTAGGCGTGTGGCTTGAAGGCCATGTGTGCACTGAAATGGTTTCACCGGTAACAGGATAGCGATCTACCGTTATGGTTAATCTGCTGAGTACCCATGCAATGCCGTGCTCAAGTAAAAATTCCCCCGGAAACCCGTGGAGCCGTGCGTTGTTGGCTGCTGCTTCTTCAAAAAAAGCGGCAAACGTGGCAGGGCATGCCTTTCCGAATCTGTCTGTATGGTAGGTCTTAATAGTGTAAGACTCTATCCCCTTTCCAGTCATATATAATTCCCCTTCAATGCAGCCGTACTAGCTAGCACTGACAGGTGTTGAGAGCAATAGTGTGCATGTTGATTATTTTCCGGTAATTACAATATGGTTACTATATATTGTAATTACCGGAACAAGTTAGATATCTTTCAAATGATTATACGGGTCGAGAGAAAAGGATATAGGGGCGTAGATGGCATGATCTGCGCGTGTATCCAGTGCCCAGCGTTGTGTTCCGTATTCGTAATGCCACCATTCGCAGTGGAAGTTCACAAACCCTGCCTGTGTCATAACAAAGTACAGAAGTCTGCGGTTGTAGAGAGCTTCCTCTTCTTTTGCGGTGAGCTTTTCGTTTTGTTCGAGTTTTTTCTCGAAATAATCAGTGCTGGATATTTCATTCGGGAAATCAAACGGAGCACCAAAGAAAAGTTTTTTACCAGCCTTATCGGCGATGGTGATGTCTATGGCACCACCAGTGGAGTGTGGAGCAGGCATGGTAATGTCTGTCATAGGCTTGGCAACATATTGCTGTGCTTTGCGACTAATTTCTTCTTCTGTCTCATCTGGATGCATTGTGCTGAATGCGTTGGTGCATTCGGTAAACAGAAAAGATTGAACTTGTGTCGAGCGCCAGCCATCCAGCACTACAAGACGCAAGTGTGACGGCAGCAGGGAAGAGGCATGCAATAGACGCTCAAGAACACCTTCTCGTGCGTAACATTCCGGCAAAGCCCCTGCAATCTGTCGCTCAAAATATATAGAGCGGCTCAGCATATGTTCCGGTGCCAAAGACAGTGGAACGAGTTCTTCATGTGAGTCCGTGCAAGGAACAGCATAAACAGACTCCCATGATGCTTCTGAGAGTCCATGAATAGGCGGTACTATTTTATCAGGCATAATTAGATCCAATAATATGTGTAGGTAAATGTGCCGCATACTCTGGCTGGTATTTTGTGCAGAGGACTATGTGTGGCACAACAATAAGCAGTCTTTGGCAAATAAACCTAACTATCGGAAAAGGCTAGAATTTGTTTGTATGAATATCAAAGGATTTTTGAGGTAGCTCGCTGGGGTGACGATACGAGATGGTTGGTGACATCAGCGATTGCGCAATACGTCCAGCACATCCACATTTGAAGCAACCCATGCAGGGTAGGCTCCCGCAAAGATGCCAAGCAGGCAGGAGCCAAGGCTGACTACTGCTATGAGAAGCGGATCATATATGAACGGATACCCCGCGGTGTAGTAGATTATTGTTATAAGAACGATGGCGATAAGTGCACCTAACGTTCCACCTATGCCTGAGAGTAGACTCGATTCTAATAAAAATTGGGACATGATTGCGCTGCGGCGGGCACCAATGGCGCGCCGGACGCCGATTTCTAACTTACGGGTTTGCACGAGCAAAATCATGATAGATAAAATTCCCATTGCGCCGACTGAAAAAGATATAGACGAACTCATGATTCCGAGAATCCATACCAGCTCTAATGCTTGCGTTTTTAGCTTGGAAACATCCTTTGCAGCCAGCACTAGAAAGTCATCTTTTTCTGTTGGCTGTATTTTATGTTGTCGTCGCATAATGTCGATGGATGATTGTTTTGCTTCTTCTTCTGCCTTGTCCGTGTATAGCGTCATAAAGACACCGGATACCCAATCCTGATTCGACATTCTTCGCATATACGTTGTAATGGGAACAAACACTTGCTCGTCTTGGTCTGTACCAGCGAGGTCACGTCCTCTTTTTGGCATCACACCTATGACCTGTAAGTTTGTGAGTCCGTAGCGTATGATTTTTCCGAGAGCCTGCGTATGGTTTGCAAATAGCTGATTGGCGATGGTGTATCCCAGCACACAGACTTTTGCTCGTTGTTCGACTTCTTGCTGTGTAAAAAAACGTCCGTATGCAACTGTAGCTGCACGGACAGAAGGAAAATTAGCATTTGCTGCAATAAGTTGTGATGAAACAAGGTTGCGGCGGTAGCTGATTTTTAAATTTTTGGTAACAAAGGGGGTTCCTTCTTTTACAAAGGGGTTGTTTTTTAGCAGAGCATCAGCATCATCCTGCTTGAAGGTGGTAATTACTCCCCCATACCGTATTGAACCGCTCCGCCTGAACGTAGGTTGACCTGCAAGAGCCACTAACAGGTTGGGACCTAATTTTTCTGTTTCCAGCCGTGCCTGTTCTTTTAGTGCTTCTGAAACATGGATGACTCCTGTGAGCGCTAATGTGCCAAGAAATACACCAAGCATGGCAAGTGCAGAGCGTAATTTGTGGGCAGCCAGTGAACGCAGGGCAATGCGTAAATAACTTAACATTACCCGTCTCCGCGTAGCGCACGTATCGGGTCAAGGTCTGCTGCCTGTCGTGCCGGACTTAACCCAAAAATTAATCCCACGGTCATAGCCGCCCCAAGAGCAGATACAAACATTTTTAGGGAAAGCCGTATTTCAATAAGATTAAAAATGAAAAGTGCCTGTGCTAGCGCAAGCCCCAGTGCGATTCCAAGTAACCCTCCTAAAATTGTTAAAAGAATAGCTTCGAGCAAAAATTGTCTGATTATTGCGCCTTTGCTTGCCCCAATGGCGCGTTTGAGTCCTATCTCTAGTGTTCGTTCAGATACCGAAAGATAGAATAAATTTGCCAGAACAAAACCGCCGACGAGCATTGCCGTAACTGCTGTAACGCCAAGAAATATAGTCAGTCCGCCTTTGATAATAGATAAAAATTGCTGGACTTCTTCTGCGGTGAGAATGGTGAAGTCATCAGGATCACTAGGGGCAAGATTGTGAAGTTTTCGCAAGTAGCTCGTAAGGTTTTCTACGTTAGCGCGCATGTTTTCAGCATCAATATATTTGATTCGAAGTCCTCTGAAGTATTGTCTGTTCACACCGAATCGTTGCGCCATAGTTGTAAGCGGGATGATGATGCGGTCATCAAGACTGGAACCACCGCCACCTGAATATCCTCTGTAGGAAAGCTCTCCAATTACTGTAAATGGAATTGATCCCACAAAAATAGTTTTGCTGATGGGGCTTTCGCCTTTGGTAAACAAGGCCTTAGCGACGGTTTCGCCGATAAGGCATACTTTTAATGCCCGTGTTACGTCTTGCTCCGTAAAATCCCGTCCGGAAATAAGCGGCCAGTTCCATGCTTCACTGTAATTGGCTGATGAGCCGATTATTCGCGCAACGTTCCAATTTTTATTTTTATATCGAAGCGTCTTACCTGCTACAGAACGAAGCGGGATGACAAGGTATGTTCCGGGTAATGATTGCCTGATGTTTTTCAGGTCACTCCATGAGAGTGTGAGTGTACGTTGCCCTACAGGACGGTTGAAAATATCGCCGCCAAGAACGAGAACGGCATCCGGTCCAAAGGATTCAGTTAATTCTTCTGCTTTTTGATTGGCTCCGTCGTGTGCGGCAATGATGACAGTAAGGGAAGCAATTCCAAGCGAGACAGACACTATGACAAAGAGCGAACGAATTTTGTACGCCCAGAGTGCTTGCAGCGCTAAGAGTCCTGTTCTGCCAAAGTGGGCTAAATGTGATCTAACATCTTCGAGTTTCATTCATTTTATTGTAGCGCAGATGAATGTACGAACAAGAGCGATTACGTATAAATTTAACAGTGCGTTAGAGGTATCAATCTAAAATAATGCCGCTACTGACCTGAATATAAAAAAGCGTCCGGTTTTCTTTGCTGATTAAGAAACCGGACGCAGGGAGGTGTCAAAAGAGGGTACAATGTTTAGATGATAAGCACTGCCCATCATATCCGCAGGAGAGCAAAGCTGGGATGTTTTTCAACCAATACAGAAACAAAATGCAGGAATGTTTCTGTAGTATTGTTTGTGTTGAGTGAGGCTGGCTCAACTGCACACCATACGGCTCTTTTGACCAGACAGGTTATATTGAAGAATACGTTGTGTTTCACCTTTATGCACATGTTGTCGCATAGATTACGAACAGTTCTGCCAGCAAAGCTGAATATGGTCCTTAGCAAGACTTCGGGAGAAAAGGCTTACTCCGA
The nucleotide sequence above comes from Halodesulfovibrio sp.. Encoded proteins:
- a CDS encoding thioesterase family protein → MDTFPTPETWLTHRVSYGETDAMSVMYYAEYLHLFERSRSEYIREHGMSYSEVEKRGIYLPVREAKCRYKRPARFDDLLHLRVGISKWGRASMTFEYEIYNESKDTVLATGSTEHACTNEKGRPVKVPEWLKDLFLG
- a CDS encoding acyl-ACP thioesterase domain-containing protein; amino-acid sequence: MTGKGIESYTIKTYHTDRFGKACPATFAAFFEEAAANNARLHGFPGEFLLEHGIAWVLSRLTITVDRYPVTGETISVHTWPSSHTPTLALRCFEVFDAQNTLIAEGTTAWLVIDIAKRKLVSVPEFITANYPKNTPCCKEFPTRVVPRLKNVEYEIPLVSRKTDIDTNGHVNNVRYLGWIQESVPEDFLMEYEPALIDISYRTECGALQKLTSKSGTTADGDYLHSVSHDETGKELCRARTEWRRRQHIDVPYLQHHI
- a CDS encoding M15 family metallopeptidase, whose amino-acid sequence is MPDKIVPPIHGLSEASWESVYAVPCTDSHEELVPLSLAPEHMLSRSIYFERQIAGALPECYAREGVLERLLHASSLLPSHLRLVVLDGWRSTQVQSFLFTECTNAFSTMHPDETEEEISRKAQQYVAKPMTDITMPAPHSTGGAIDITIADKAGKKLFFGAPFDFPNEISSTDYFEKKLEQNEKLTAKEEEALYNRRLLYFVMTQAGFVNFHCEWWHYEYGTQRWALDTRADHAIYAPISFSLDPYNHLKDI
- a CDS encoding ABC transporter permease; translation: MLSYLRIALRSLAAHKLRSALAMLGVFLGTLALTGVIHVSEALKEQARLETEKLGPNLLVALAGQPTFRRSGSIRYGGVITTFKQDDADALLKNNPFVKEGTPFVTKNLKISYRRNLVSSQLIAANANFPSVRAATVAYGRFFTQQEVEQRAKVCVLGYTIANQLFANHTQALGKIIRYGLTNLQVIGVMPKRGRDLAGTDQDEQVFVPITTYMRRMSNQDWVSGVFMTLYTDKAEEEAKQSSIDIMRRQHKIQPTEKDDFLVLAAKDVSKLKTQALELVWILGIMSSSISFSVGAMGILSIMILLVQTRKLEIGVRRAIGARRSAIMSQFLLESSLLSGIGGTLGALIAIVLITIIYYTAGYPFIYDPLLIAVVSLGSCLLGIFAGAYPAWVASNVDVLDVLRNR
- a CDS encoding ABC transporter permease, translating into MKLEDVRSHLAHFGRTGLLALQALWAYKIRSLFVIVSVSLGIASLTVIIAAHDGANQKAEELTESFGPDAVLVLGGDIFNRPVGQRTLTLSWSDLKNIRQSLPGTYLVIPLRSVAGKTLRYKNKNWNVARIIGSSANYSEAWNWPLISGRDFTEQDVTRALKVCLIGETVAKALFTKGESPISKTIFVGSIPFTVIGELSYRGYSGGGGSSLDDRIIIPLTTMAQRFGVNRQYFRGLRIKYIDAENMRANVENLTSYLRKLHNLAPSDPDDFTILTAEEVQQFLSIIKGGLTIFLGVTAVTAMLVGGFVLANLFYLSVSERTLEIGLKRAIGASKGAIIRQFLLEAILLTILGGLLGIALGLALAQALFIFNLIEIRLSLKMFVSALGAAMTVGLIFGLSPARQAADLDPIRALRGDG